GCTCTTGAGGAAGCGAGCGTAAACAATAATATAGAACCTTTTACCCTTTTCATCTCAGAGTTAGTTAAATTAAGTTTAAAAGGTACACCAGCAGCTAAAACAATTGAAAAATAAAAACAACACACAAAGACTTATGTCTATTTTTGATATTTTTTAAATTAAATTGCAGTTTTTGCGTAAACTCCCATTGTAAACAATACAAAAAAGCTAATGAACTCCATAAACTCTTTTAAAATAATCATTATCACTACCGCACTATTCTTAATAAATGGATGCTCAATAACTAAACTTCAAAAAAATGGAGATATAGAAAGTAATAAGTTTCATTATTCTATGGATTTTTCTACAGCAAAGGGCTTAGTACTAATACCGGCAAAAATTGACGGAGAACAAAAGAATTTTCTATTTGACACAGGTGCAGACCTAACAGTAATACAAAGGGCTACTCTAAAAGGAGACATATCGAAAATTAAAGGAGCATCCAAAAGGAAAATGGAATTAGGCAAAGAAATAGTTGAGTCGATTGAAATAGGAACAATAAACTTTAGAAATACTTATGCCTGGAACGGAGATATGAAAGGTCTAAAAGAGCAGATTAATAATTTTGGAGGTATAATAGGACAACCCATAATAAGTAAAGCCAATTGGCTAATTAATTATCCTCTTAAAAAAATAGAAATTTCAAATGAAAATTTAGCCGACAATTCATTTCAAAGCATTGAAATTAAAAGAAAAGGAGGTGTACCTTATACTTACATAACTCTTAATGGCACAAAATATAAAGTTGTAATAGATTTAGGTTCAACTTCATTATTCAACATTCCTAAAGATTCAAAACTTGGAAAGGAAATTTTGAGTACATACAATTTTAGAAATAATGAGAGGGAAAGATATACACTTGGAGGTAATCAAACCATAAAAGAAAAGATTGGTATTCTTCCTCTTATTAGATTAGGGAATATCGAATTTGAAAATGTAGAAACTACAGTAAATAATTCAAGTCAGTTGAGAATTGGAATGAGGTTTTTTGAAAAATGCGAAATCTACATTGACAATATAAATGATAAATATAAAATAAAAAAACTTGATAATGATTGAAGTACTGTTCACAACAAAAAATGACATTCTCGCCTTATGTTCTTTTTGCAACACACACAATTCACGATACCGATAATTATGTTCTATCTGATTTCTTTTCTAGAAAGGTATCTTTCCCTTGGTATCACCAAAGTTGGCTGATGCAGAATAAAATACTTCCCTGGTGGCAATTCTTAAGAGACACAAAACCAGTTGAAACAAACATTCTTTTAAGCGATCTTGCTTTGATGAATTGGGATTGTACTATTCCTCTTAAAATCAATAACATCCCCTGTTTAGTTGCTGAAATGGAAATACCTCTTAGTGCAGAAAGTGAATTGATGAAATCTTCTAGATGATTTAATATTCCTTCTTGTACCAATTCCTGTTTGAAATGTTCAGGAATTACAGGATTCCTTTCTTTTCTGTTTTTACTGATGTCAGCCTTAATTCTTATAACACCCTCATTAATCAATATATCACCAACTTTCATAAACCGAATCTCGTGTGGTCTTATATAACAATAGAAGATAAGTCGTGATGCTAACCACAATTGCGGATCATTTTCCAGCATATACTTTCTCATATTTCTCAAACTATGTTCCTGAAAATATCGTGGTGGTTGTACTGTTTTTAACTTTATCTCAATTTCTGCAAAAGGATTGATACGAATTGCTTTTTGCTTAATAATATAATCAAAAAGCCTTTGCAATAGCTCTTTGTACATCTGACGACTGTTAAATATTTTTCTTTCGTTTGCTAAATAATCGAAAAAATCGCGAGCTATTTTAGGAGATATAATTGTAATATCAACATTTGCCAGTTTTTTCTTTTTCAAATAATAAATAAAAATTCTTAGCTTACTCTGATAAGTAGTGTATGTTGATTTAGAAATATCGTGACATAAATAAGCTAAATATTTATTCGCCCATAATTAACATTCTTATTGCTCTTCTTATTTCTTCCTCCAAGATTAGTAATATTAGAATACTCTATCTCATCGTAAAAAATAATATCCTCTTCCTTTTCGGCGATAGGATCATATCCGTTTTTTAATTTGGTAGTAATTTCATCAATGAGCTTG
This portion of the Bacteroidales bacterium genome encodes:
- a CDS encoding aspartyl protease family protein, whose amino-acid sequence is MNSINSFKIIIITTALFLINGCSITKLQKNGDIESNKFHYSMDFSTAKGLVLIPAKIDGEQKNFLFDTGADLTVIQRATLKGDISKIKGASKRKMELGKEIVESIEIGTINFRNTYAWNGDMKGLKEQINNFGGIIGQPIISKANWLINYPLKKIEISNENLADNSFQSIEIKRKGGVPYTYITLNGTKYKVVIDLGSTSLFNIPKDSKLGKEILSTYNFRNNERERYTLGGNQTIKEKIGILPLIRLGNIEFENVETTVNNSSQLRIGMRFFEKCEIYIDNINDKYKIKKLDND
- a CDS encoding site-specific integrase, coding for MSKSTYTTYQSKLRIFIYYLKKKKLANVDITIISPKIARDFFDYLANERKIFNSRQMYKELLQRLFDYIIKQKAIRINPFAEIEIKLKTVQPPRYFQEHSLRNMRKYMLENDPQLWLASRLIFYCYIRPHEIRFMKVGDILINEGVIRIKADISKNRKERNPVIPEHFKQELVQEGILNHLEDFINSLSALRGISISATKQGMLLILRGIVQSQFIKARSLKRMFVSTGFVSLKNCHQGSILFCISQLW